GTCCGGACGGCGGCGTTCTGGCTTCGCGAGGTCCTCCCGTATTTCCCCCCGGCGGTCCACCTCGTCGTGATCGACCCCGGCGTCGGCACCGACCGCGCAGCGGTCGTCCTCCGGGCGGGCGATCACGCGCTCGTCGGGCCCGACAACGGCGTCCTCCGGCCGGTGGCCCGCGAACTGGCTGGCGGTGAAGACGGGATCGAGGCCTTCGAGATCGACCTCGGTGACCCCGCGAGCAGCACCTTCCACGGGCGAGACGTGTTCGCGCCCGCGGCCGCGCTGGTCCACGAGGCCGGGATCGGCGAGTTCGAGACTCGCGAAGCCTTCGCGCCGGCCGACGACCTCGTGGACCTGACCTTCCCCGAACCGACGGTCGACGACGAGCGCGCCACGGGCGAAGTGCTGGTCGTCGACGACTTCGGCAACGCGATCACGAACGTTCCCGGATCGATTCTCGACGGTCGCTACGGCGACCACGTGACGGTCAACGGCGAGCGCGCGCCGGTGGAACCGACCTACGCCGCGGTCGACCCGGACCAGCGGCTCGTGACGGTCGGGAGCCACGGCAACGTCGAACTCGCGGTCAACCGGGGTCGGGGCGAGGCGGCCTTCGGCGTGGCGGTCGGCGACCGCGTCGCCATCGACCTCGACTAGTCGCGTTCCTCGATCCGGTCGAGCAGGTCGGCCAGCGCCCGCCGCGCGATCCGTTCCTTGATCTCCGGGCGCGAGCCCTCGAACTGGTAGCGCTCGACGGTCGTCGACGAGTCGCCGGTCCCCCACGGTCTGGCCTCTGCCACGCCGACGAAGACGGTCCCGACGGGGTGATCGGCGCGGTCGCGTCCCGGGCCGGCCACGCCGGTCGTCGAGAGCCCCCAGGTCACGTCGGCGGTGTCGCGTGCGCCCTGGGCCATCTCGCGACCAACCGGTTCGGAGACGGCGCCGTCGACGTCGAGCGCCTCGCGGGAGACGCCCAGGAGTTGCCGTTTCGCGTCGTAGCTATAGGCGACGACCGAGCGGTCCAGGTACGCGCTGGCGCCGGGAACGTCGGTAAGCAGCGAGCTCACGAGCCCGCCGGTACAGGACTCGGCGACGGCGAGCGTCTCTTCGCGCCGTTCGAGCGCGTCGCCCACCTGCGTCTCGATCAGCGGCTCCATCCCGAACTCTGTCATGCGTCCGGTCACGAGGCCCGGCGATTTGAATCCCGCGACCGTTTCGGTCCGGCGGCACCACCGGTTATCCGCAGGAATCCGAGTGCCTGCCGATCACGATAGCCGACGCTCACGGATCGAGCCAAAAAATGGAGTGCGGTTGGCGGTCGGGTGATCGGACGCGAACGAACGGCGTCGTTACTCGGCAGCGATGACGTCGTCGATGCGGACGATCATCGTCGCGGCCTCGGTCGCGGACTCGACGGCTTCCTGCTTGACCGCGGCGGGGTCGAGGACGCCGTACTTGCGGACCTGTGAACAGGCCCGCCGTCTTGCGGATTCGCAAAACGAACCCACAAGTCGTCGGGGTCGCCGTCAGATCCATTCAGTCTTCGATGACTGGGGTCCTCTGCCGTATGGTGGTTATCTCTATTGAAGGCGCGAAAGTAAAACCACAGGATCGTTTTCGTGGCCTTCGGTGGAGTCAACGAGAGATGAAAAGCAGTTCCTCCAGCAGAGGTTATTCGTCAATAGCGCGGTGGTAGGAGACGAACAGATGTGTAAATCCAAGCGTTACTATACCAACGAAGAAAATTATCGCATAAGCACCAAATTCGTACCATATTGATCGGCCAGCCTGCGCTACCTGCAACGCCTGCCCCCCGAGTACCCCGCCCATAATTAGCACAATCACCTGCTCCAGCAAGTCCAGCCCATCTTTCTCCATCTCTTCACCGATCCGTTCCATAAGCGACTTGTCTTCCACTATCGACCGCCCCCGACTATACTTAACAAGGTAATCGCGATGATTGCTAATACACCAACATAAACAACGAGCGTGATACCGCTCTCCATGAGGCCCGTTACTGTTGATGCGTTTGCTCCGTTCAGAATAGCAATAACCCCAACGCCTACAATCAGCATGACACCAGCGACGATCAATTCACCTATGTCGGCAGTCATTACCAAATTACATCACTGAATGATAAAATGGCTTTCGTCGCCATTTGAGAACCGAGTTGAGATAATTTTCAAGTGGCTGAGACCGTCTTAGGTTGACTACTCACCCTCAAACAATTGCGCGCTTTTGAACTATGTAGCTACCTAAATCTGCGTAGATACTTCGTGACGGTCTCTGTTTTCACGTCCATTGTCTCCGCAATTTCATCCTTAGAAAATTCGTGAACACCGTGGAGAAATGTTGAAATGGCAGGATTCCCGTCAATAGCAACTTCAATAGGGATCAAACCCTCATCTATTTCCAATCGAGGATTGTCGTATTTTTCAAATATATGAGCCAATGATCTTGCAGTACTGTATCTATCTTTTTCCACTTCGATTCCATCGATAGATTCCACCACAAAAGGTGGCGCACCCCAGTCTCGGAGTCCTTCGCGTCTAATGATTTCAGCTTCAATCACCGTTCCGTTATCGTACTCTTTGAAGATATCTCGGCTCATGTCGTATTTAAGGTTCACAAATTGTCCGAAGCGAAAGTTCTTGACGATTCCCCTCCTCGGCTAAATCACGTTCACGGGAAAGCGGGCTCCTGGCCCGTGAGAGAATGTAGTACAGGTCGTAGTGACATCCCTGTCGCTCGTGAACGTAGATCGGACGCAGAAAGGGATGCTGGCCCTGAGACGCACAGCATCCCATTGCACACCCATCGGCCACCGAAGTAACCCGATGCCCGAAAGGTTGGTTGACTCATTTACACTGAGTCAACCTGACTCCTTCGGTCGGGAAGCTCGGTGGGATACGAATAGAGGCATCCATGTCCACAGAGAAACGCGAACCCGACCGAAGCGACGTACAGCCCGCAACCGAACCAGCACCGACACCCCTGGTTTCAGCCGCTCAGTTCTCTCTCGATCAGTTTCCTCTACATCACGTAGAGCAAAATCGGTTATATCCACTACGGGAACACGCTGCCCGTATTGCAGACACCACCACTGGGACAACAGAGAACTTCCTAACTGGCCTCATTGGTGAGGACGCCGTCGCACACCACCTCGGTATCGAACAACGTCTGAACACCGAAGTGTACGCCGATGGTGGGGATGGTGGAGTCGACCTAACCTATCGAGGGGCCACTATTGACGTGAAAACAGTTGGTCGACACCGCTCGAATCCTGCCCTGACTGTCGATGCATACGAACCACTGACGGCAGACTACTACGTATTGGCCAGTCGTATCGGGAAGGTGGATTGCCGACTGATTGGGTACGTCCCTCGGTGGTTCGTCGTCAATGCACCGATACAGTACCACAATGGCGATCCATACCATTTCGTCGACCAGGAGTTTCTTTTCCCCTTCGCACCACGGTAATCGAGAGCTTTTGACGTTTCCCGCATTAGTCCACTTCTATCCCATGAGTCATGACTGAGTTAGATCCTGCAAATACGGATGAACGGGCCACTACAACCCCTCTATTCTGGTGACGTCTGGATGTTCCAAGAGTGTGCCATGACCCACGTAGGAAATACCACAATCGAATGATTGGATTGGTGTGCTGTGAGCGGTCGGTTCGGGGGAGGTTCTCGGCGTTGCGGTCAGAGACACGCAACGCCTGCGCTTTCCTCCCCACGAACACGACACGCTCGATTCAACTCCCTGAATAGGATAGTGAGTGGGGGAAAGGTTAGTTCTCAAATTCTGCTCTCAGTACCCTCATGGACACGATTACGAAGGGGATGGATATACTGTACATAGGTGGAGGGCATCCCCTCCAACGTCCGTAGCCAATTTATTTCAGGGGGTATCCCCCCATGGTCACGGTTGTCTCATGATCAATCCTCAATCCTGCCTCGGCCAATTTCACAAAAATTTTCGAGATCGCGAGAACCAGTTGGATAAATGGACGATAAGCAGCATCGGCTCATCTGGGACAATGCCTACTGTCCCAAAGAGAGTGGATCAATTGGCCCCGATATTGCATTGTACATCAAATAACATACATATTAATATATCTTATAGGTGGTCCCGAAAGTCATTACTAAGATGCAGACTTCACGATCTGGGCGGAGTATTCAGGACTCACTATCATTCCATGATCCACGTTCAGAATGTACAATAGGCGCCCAATTCTTCCTCCTACACCACTCAAGCTGAACCGCGAATTAAACTGAGGGGGAAACATCCTGTAAACTCAGAATCGACTCTAAGGTTACTCAGACATACGTAGCGTAATTTCTCCCGAATCTCCCTCATCACGATGTTACCCCAAGAAATTGGAACCCAACATCAATTTCTCGACCACCTCCTTCTAATCCCCATCCTCCTTCTTCCCTAACACCCAAACGGGTGTTTTACCAGTAAAAATAGATGCGAGTGAACGACGACCGCAGTACCCCCGAAGGAGGGTTACACGAACGTAGTGAGTGTAACCCGACTGAGTGGGGTACAAGGGAGGAGTGAACGAGCATTATTGTACTCAAACTCTTCTATTGTATCTGAATTTCAGATAATTTACACACTCTGAGCCGTCAAGGAATGATACAGAGTCCAGAGTTACCTGAGAGAGGGATCAGAGTGTTCCACAGACCGACATAGCGTACATTTTGAGGGATTGGATACGGAACCGAGGGGGAAACATCCTGTATACTAAGAATCGGTGCAAAAGGTGTGAGATGGGGAGTATAGTGGAGAATTTTGAAAAGGGGTTCCCCTCACTCGAATTGGTCGATTAACATTGATCGAAGGACCTCCGACTTGGAGGAGTAACTGGTACTGGGAGACTCTGCAACTTCTTCGACGTGCTCAACGATATGATAGGGAAGTCGAGTAGCAATTGGCGTCGTCGACATGGTTACTTGTTCGGTTCTCTTAGGTAAAAATGTAACGTTCAGGAATCTGAGACAACTGCTACTGGAGGTCAACAACTATTCCAACAATTACGAGAATCCCACCACCGACGATGATCGGCGCACGGAAGTCGTTGTCTTCCTCACGGGTCACTTCCTCGTAGCCTCCGACTTTGCAGTTCCCTGGATTCGAGCCAGGCTCAACACACTCCCCCTCTGTGCTGGCTACTGTATCAGGTAACATTAGCCCCGTTGTCAGAAGTACCAATCCAAGCAGGAATATCAGAGTGCCTTGGGTAATATCCATGTGTATCCTCATTCAGTGATCCAAGAAAGGATCTTCCTTTGACACATTGGTCAGCGGGTGAGTCTGGAATGGGAACATACCCTTCCTCACCCCACCAGTTGTCTCAACAGCAGGTGTCCAAACGGGTTCTATCGATACAGTAATGGTCTCAAATCGACAGCCCTCTTGGTATCCACCCATCATTATTCGAAGAAGCTCCGCCGTGTCTCCATTCGTTCCTTCTCACTACGAGCGTCGTAGTGCTTGTTCAAGACGTCCTCCCCGACGTCTGCACGGTCAGAGATGGCACGTACTGGTGTTTCTTCGTTCAACAGGAAGGATATTGCACCCCGTCGGACCTCATGGGGTGAATGGGTCGACGGACACTGTGCGGCCAAATGTACCTTCTGCTTGGCTTCACAGGACTCTGGATTACGATTGTGGGGACAATCGTCACCCCGCTGGCAAGGACGGGTCCACCGATACACTGCCCGTCGGATAGTCGATCCGCCAGCCCGTCCCCGATTGGTTACGAACAGAGGGTTTCGGCCATGCTCGTCAGAGGTATCGGGACGGTTGTGTTCAATGTAGTCTGCGAGCGTCTCACTCGTCCGTGGATCGAGCGCAAGCAATCGTTCGGCCCGTTGCCCATTCTTCAGTGGTGTACCCGTCTTGGGCCGATGACGGACAGCCAGGGTCCGATCTTCGCTATCGAAGTCCTCGACGTCGAACGTTCGAACGGTCCCGACACGTACCGCCGTCACCCATAGCAGTCGGATCAGGGCATGGTCACGGGATGCATACTGGAACTTCCGTAGGTGTTCGAGGACAATGTCGGCCACTTCCTCCTGTAGACGTCCATCCCGTACTTTGCGTTCGACTTCGGGCATCCTGATACGGTCCCCCAGCCCGACAGGGGCCGCTTCGATTGACTCTGCGAAGCGAATGAACTGTCGGAGCGTCCCCAGTTGGGAACGCAGTGTATTGCCGCTCACCTCCTGTCGTCGGTCCATCCGAAACTCGTGAAGGTCACGGCCTCTAAGGTCGGCCACTGCATCGACGTCGTTCTCTCCGCACCAATCTACGAACCGTTCGATGACATAGCGATGGGACCGACGGGTTTTCTCGGCTAAGTCCGTCTCCCGTTCGGACAAATAGAGGTCGAGAACGGTGCTTGGTTGGATTCGATCCAGATCACTAACCCGCTGTTGTGACTTGTCGGGGTGATTGCGACTCCCTTCTACCGAAGAAGTGGTGTTGTTTTGCCGTCGGTGTGAACCGTCGTCTTGGTCGGTGTCTGCGTCCATTATTGTCACCACCATACGGCGGCGACCCGCAGTCACCGATGACTGAATCCTGCGTGGGAATCGGCGGTGTGTAACCGACGAACCTCACCCACTAATCACCCGACGTGAGGCGAGTCCCGTTACTCCGCAGCGATGACGTCGTCGATGCGGACGATCATCGTCGCGGCCTCGGTCGCGGACTCGACGGCTTCCTGCTTGACCGCGGCGGGGTCGAGGACGCCGTACTCGACGGGGTCGCCGATGATGCCCGTCTGGCCCTCGGAGATGATGCCGGCGCGGCCCTCGCTGTCGAACTCGGCGCGCAGGTCGACCAGCGCGTCGATGGGGTCCATGCCGGTGTTGGCCGCGAGCGTGCGCGGGAGCACGTCGACGGCGTCGGCGAAGGCCTCGACGGCCAGCTGCTTGCGGCCCTCGATGCTCGCGGCCTCGTCGCGGATGTGGGCCGCGATGGCGATCTCCGCTGCGCCGGCGCCGGGGACGACGCCGCCCTCGTCCAGCGCGGCGGTCACGACGTCGAGCGCGTCGTTGAGCGCGCGTTCGAGCTCGTCGGTGACGTGTTCGGTCCCGCCGCGGGCGAAGACGGTGACGGCCTCTGCGGCCGCGCCGCCCTCGACGAAGGCGAGTTCGTCGTCGCCGAGCTTCTCGACGCGGACCTCGTCGGCCTGGCCGAGGTCGTCGCCCTCGAGGTCGTCGACGGAGCCCGCGCGGGAGGCGCCCGTCGCGGAGGCGATGGACTTGGCGTCGTCGTCGCCCACGCTCTCGAACGCGAGGATGCCGCGCTTGGCGAGGAACGCCTTCGCGCGGTCGGCGATGTCACCGGTGACGAAGAGGACCTTCGCGCCGGCGTTCTCGATGGCGTCGACGTAGCCGCGGAGTTCCTTCTCCTCGGCCTCGATGGCCTGGTCGAGCTGGTCGACCTCGGTGATGTTGTACTCGGCGTCGATGCTGGACTCCTTGAGGTCGACGTCGTTGTCGACGACGGCGATGGCGGCATCGCTCACGGAGCCGGGCATGTTCTCGTGTGCCGACTCTTCCTCGACGATGACGCCCTCGACGAGTTCGGTCGCGGAGGACGACGAGCCGGTCTGGGTCCGGACGGTGATGTTGTCGCGGACGACGCCGGCGTCGGAGTCGACGTGCTGGACGGCGTCGACGACGGTCTGGGCGAGGGCGGCGGCGTTGACGTCGCCGGTGCCCTTGCCGGTCATGGAGGACTCGGCGACCGAGAGGAGGGTCTGCTCGTCGACGTCGGCGTCGAGCGTCTCGGCGTCGATGGACTCCTGGGCCAGTTCGGCGGCGGCGTGGTAGCCCTCGACGATGGTCGTCGGGTGGACGTCGTCGTCGAGGAGGTCCTCGGCCTGGCTGAGGAGTTCGCCGGCCAGCACGGAGGCGGTGGTGGTCCCGTCACCGACCTCGTCCTCCTGTGTCTGGGCGACTTCGACGATCATCTGGGCCGCCGGGTGTTCGATCTCCATCTCCTCGAGGATGGTCGCGCCGTCGTTCGTGATGACGACGTCACCGGCGTCGGAGACGAGCATCTTGTCCATCCCGCGGGGACCGAGCGTGGTCCGTACCGACTCGGAGATGGCCTTGCCCGCCGAAATGTTGGAGGTCTGTGCGTCTTTCCCCTCCGTCCGCTGGGAATCCTCGTTGAGAATGAACATGGGCTGGCCGCCCATCCGTCGCTGTTGACTCATATTCACTAATGAGGTGGTCAGCGGTTCTATATAAAACTTGCTATCGGGAGAAAGCGAGAGACGGGGACCGGATGGGGATCGACCCGGTGACGGGGGCCGGGCCCGGCGGGCCCGCCGCGTCGAAATCGACTGGCAACCGGCGGGCAACCGTTATTAACGGGCCGTCCGTTGCGGGCGATGGATGCTGGAACTGGAACACGAGTTCCGCGTCGTCGACGTCCACGCTTGCCTGGAACCCGAGGAGTCCCGGCGGCCGGACGGCCGGACCGGTGACCCCGAGACCATCGAGCGGGAGATGCACCAGGCCGGCGTCGTCCGGTCGGTGGTGTTCCCCGGCCCCCGCGACGGCAGCTACCTCAAGGTCAACAACGCCGTCGCCCGGATGAGCGTGGGCCGTTCGTTCGTCGCTTTCGCCCGGATCAACGGGGCCAGGGACGCGGGCACGGGGCCGACCTCGCGGCTCCGCAACCTCGCGGCCTCCCGTGACGACCGCCATACCTCCCCCGAAGACGTCGAGCAGTACGCCTACGACGACCGCTTCGCGGGCTTCAAACTCCACCCCGCGGTCGACGGCCTGCCCGACGAGGCGGTGCTGGAACGCCTCGCACAGGTGGGCCTGCCCGTCCTCGTCCACGGCGGTCGGGAGTTCCCGCCCGCAGCCATCGCGGAACACCTGCTGGACTACGAGTTCCCGGTCGTCGTCGAGCACTTCGGCGGGTACCCGCTCGACCACGACCTGATCGCCGACGGCATCGGCCTGCTCGACCGCTGGGAGTCCTGCTTTCTCGATACGAGTTTCGTCCGCTTTCGCACGCCGCTCGAACAGGCCATCATGGAACACCCCGACCGGATCTGCTTCGGCAGCGGCGCGCCCGCCACCCACCCGGACGTGGGTGTGATGGAGATCCTGACGCTGGACGTCCCCGAAGACGCGATGCGGAAGGTCTTCTCGAAGAACCCCTCGCGAGTCGTTCCGGAACTCGGCCCCTCCGGTGGGGAGTGAGCGAGGCGTGCGAGAATCCCCGGTCAGCGCCAGTCGTAGACGGAGACGGCGCGGTCCGTCCGATCGGCCCGGCCGTTAGGGTTGCGCGCCGGCGTCCGGTCGCGCCACCGGGCCCGGACCCCGTCTTTGAGCCCGACCGCCAGGCCGGTGACGACGTCGCGGCCGTTGCCGAACCACTGCGAGGGCTCGACGGCCCCGTCGGCGACGTCCCGCAGGGCGCCGATGCCGTCCCGTCCGGCGTGGCCCACCAGGCGACGGACGACCGTCGGCCGGAGCCCGTAGTTCTTCACGAGTCGGTAGGAGAGCGCGCGGTACTTCCAGCGCCAGTCGGTGTCCCTGACGCCGCCGTCGGCGCCGTACTCGCCGCGGACGGACATGTCCCCGCGCCAGGTCACCTCGAAGTCGTGGCCGGCGAGTCGGTGGGCCAGGTCCCGGGCCCCGCCGGTCCGGAGGTACTCGTCGAACCCGTCGACGGCGTCCAGTGCGGCCCGGTCGAACGCCGCGTTGTCGCCGTTGAAGTAGGTGACCGTGCGGCCCTTGATCGTGGTCGACTCGACGCTCTCGGTCGTCATCCCCGCCTTGAGTTCCTGGTGGGTCGGCCCGGTGACGGCGTCGGCGGTCCCGATACCTCGCTCCAGCGCGTCGTACCAGTCGTGTTCGACCGCGAGGGCGTGACTGACGAACGCGATCACGTCGCCGCTGGCGCGGTCGAGACCGGCGTTGCGCGCGACGTTCAGCCGGCGGTCGGCGATCTCGACGAGCACAGATACGTCGTCACGGTCCCGAACCATCCCTGTCGTCCCGTCGGACGACGGGCCGTTGACGACGACGACCTCGGCCTCGGGCGCGTGGTCGGCGAGGGCGTCGAGACAGCCCGCGAGCCGGTCGCGCCCGTTGAGCGTCGGGACGACCACCGAGAGATCCATACACCCCGTTCCCCGCCCGACCCCTAAAAAACTCGCGCCGTCAGGGGACCCGAGAGTTCCAGTACGAGACCGACGCCAGCCGCTTGCCCAGCGGCGACCCGATCAGCGTCGTGTCGATATCGCGGAACACACTCGCCAGTTCGTTCGGGATCTGGCGGTAGAGGCCGTACGGGAACGCGAAGTCGTGATCCGACTCGACGAGGTGGAGGCCCGCGCTGTCGAGCAGGCGCGACACCTCCCAGCGCGAGTAGAGGCGCGACCCCATCGGGAGCGCCCAGTTGTACAGCGACCGGGTGGTAAAGCGGTTGAACGTGTCGAAGAATACCTGGTCGCGCGAGACCCGACGCATCTCGCTCAGGAAGGAGGCCGGCTGGTCGGCGAGGTGGAAGAATCGCATCGCCAACACGGAATCGAAGCTGTCGTCCGGGAACGGGAGCCGCCCGGCGTCGCCCCGCATCAGGTCCATGTTCTCCGCGACGCCGGCCCGTTTCGCCTTCTCTCGGCCCTGCTGGAGCATCGGCCCGGAGATGTCCAGTCCGACGACGTTGGCCCCCCGTTCGGCCAGCATGACCGTGAACCGGCCGGTCCCGCAGGCGATCTCCAGGACGTCCGAGTCCTCGACCGGTCCGATGGCGTCGAGGACCGCCTGTTTCTCCCGCCGGTCGATCAGCCGCCCGCCGCGTGAGAACCGTTTTTCCTCGTACTCCTCGGCGATGTCGTCTTCCTGATACCACTCCTGTCCCTTCACGGTTTGTCCCTGATTGCCGTACCCGTCCATAAAACGATACTGAAAGCGGCCGGCGCCGGGTCAGCCCTGGGCGACGTCGGCCGGTCGGAGTCGTCCGCATCGGGCATGCTCACCCCCACTCGCGGGTCGGCCCGTGGGTTGCGCCCCTCGCGCCGAGCGCGCGGTGGTGAACAGCAGTCACTTCGCGTCGCCGTCGTAATCGATCCGGACCGGGGTCGGCTGTGGACTTCCGTCCGGAAACAGGGTCGATACGTGGGCGAACGTTTCCGAATCGGACAGGTCGTGGAAAGATCCGGGTAACGACACCGGACAACCGACGGACTGGAGCGGGGGTATCGGTTGCGGCAATTTGTGTCGGCGGTCTTTGTATAAGGATGCATAAAACGCACTTAATTATTCCAATTGTTTTGTCATACATATAGCCAACTTTTACCAGTGGGCTCCGGCGACGGGAGTGTATGAGCACGACGCCGGACGAGAGTCCCCCCGACGGAAGCAACGAGGAGAATCCGCTGGCAGATCCCGAGTTCCGCGAGCGGTTGCGAGAACTCCCGCCGAGCGCGAAACTGGTCGCCAAAGTCTTAGAGGGCGACGCGCCGCTCTCGCAGGGCCAGCTGGCCGAGGAGTCGCTGCTGCCCGACCGCACCGTCCGCTACGCGCTGAACCGCCTCGAGGAGTCGGAGCTGGTGGGGTCGCGCTACAGCTTCCACGACGCGCGCAAGCAGGTCTACTACCTGAGCGCCTGACCGACGCGGGACCGCAGTCACTTTCCCCCGGCGCACCCCAGGGGTGGGGTATGAACGTCTCCCGGGAACCCGTCGAGACGCCCACGCGCGGCCCCGGCGGCGCGACGAACGCCTACCTGCTGGGCCGCGAGGACGCCATGCTCGTCGATCCGGCCGACAGGACGGACGACCTGGACGCGATCCTCGCAGACGCCACAGTCTCCCACGTGGCGGTCACGCACCACCATCCGGACCACGTCGGCGCCGTTGCCGACTACGCCGATTCGTGCGACGCGACCCTCTGGGCTCGCGCCGGCCGCGCCGACGAGTTCGAGCGAACCGTCGGCACGGCCCCCGACCGACTCTTCCGACCCGGCGACAGCATCGAGACCGACCAGGGCCCAGTCCGGATCCTCGACACGCCGGGCCACGCGCCCGAGCACGTCGCGTTCGTCTGGGATCGCGGTGCGCTGGTCGGCGACCTCGCCGTGGCCGCCGGCAGCGTCGTCGTCGGCGCGCCGGAGGGAGACATGCGCGCCTACGTCACCAGCCTCCGCCGCCTCCGCGCCCGGGGCTTCGAGACGCTCTATCCGGGTCACGGACCGGTGATCGAGGATCCAGGAGGGACACTCGACCGACTGATCGAACATCGGCTCGACCGCGAGGACCGCGTCCGTCGCGCCGTCACGGCCGAGGGAGCCAGAACGGTCGACGAGGTCCTCGACGCGGCCTACGACAAGGACCTCACCGGCGTGCGTGACCTCGCGCGGGCGACCGTCGCCGCCCACCTCGAAAAGCTGGCCGTCGAAATGGACCTCGACTTCGACGGTGAGCGGGCAACGCCCCGCTAGATCGTCGGGACGGGGATCTCGTCGAGGATCTCCGCGACGACAGTCTCCTTCCGGACGTCGTCCACGCGCGCGTCCGGCGTGAGGACCAGACGGTGGGCCAGCGTCGGCTCGGCGACCCACTTTACGTCGTCGGGAGTGACGTACTCGCGGCCGGCGATCACGGCCCGGGCCCGGGCGGTCTCGAACAGCCGCTGGGTCCCGCGGGGCGAGACGCCGACCTCGACGCGGCGGTCCTCCCGGGTGGCGCGAGCGATGGCCGCCATGTAGTCGAGCAGGTCGTCCTCGACGCGGACGTCCTCGGGCGCGCTCCTGACGGCCTCCACGTCGCCCGGTGCGAGCACCGACTCGACGGTCGGGCTCAGGTCGTCGCGACCGCGGCGGCGCCGAAGGAGTTCCACCTCGCCGTCCTCGTCGGGGTAGCCGATCTCGGTCTTGATCGCGAAGCGGTCGATCTGCGCCTCGGGAAGTTCGAAGGTGCCCTCCATCTCGACCGGGTTCTGCGTCGCGACGACGAAGAACGGCTGCGGGAGGGTGTGGGTCTCGCCGTCGACGGTGACCTGCCCTTCCTCCATGGCCTCCAGGAGCGCGCTCTGTGTCTTGGGCGGCGCGCGGTTGATCTCGTCGGCCAGCACCACGTTGGCGAAGATGGGGCCTTTGGCGAACTCGAAGGTGCGGTCGCGCTCGTCGTAGATGTTCGTCCCGGTCACGTCCGAAGGGAGGAGGTCGGGCGTGAACTGGACGCGGGAGAAAGAGAGCCCGAGCGCGGTCGCGACGCTGCGGGCGGTGAGGGTCTTGCCGGTGCCGGGGACGTCCTCCATGAGGACGTGGCCGCGGCCGACCATGCCGAGCAGGACAGTTTCGAGGAACTCGTCGTCGGCGACGACTGCGGAGCCGACTTCCTCGCGGACGGATTCCAGGGCGGAGCTGGCTTCGGGGATCTCCATGTGCCGTCCATCCACGTCCCGTCATTTAGACGTTGGGTCGCTGAAAC
Above is a genomic segment from Halorientalis sp. LT38 containing:
- the thsA gene encoding thermosome subunit alpha codes for the protein MGGQPMFILNEDSQRTEGKDAQTSNISAGKAISESVRTTLGPRGMDKMLVSDAGDVVITNDGATILEEMEIEHPAAQMIVEVAQTQEDEVGDGTTTASVLAGELLSQAEDLLDDDVHPTTIVEGYHAAAELAQESIDAETLDADVDEQTLLSVAESSMTGKGTGDVNAAALAQTVVDAVQHVDSDAGVVRDNITVRTQTGSSSSATELVEGVIVEEESAHENMPGSVSDAAIAVVDNDVDLKESSIDAEYNITEVDQLDQAIEAEEKELRGYVDAIENAGAKVLFVTGDIADRAKAFLAKRGILAFESVGDDDAKSIASATGASRAGSVDDLEGDDLGQADEVRVEKLGDDELAFVEGGAAAEAVTVFARGGTEHVTDELERALNDALDVVTAALDEGGVVPGAGAAEIAIAAHIRDEAASIEGRKQLAVEAFADAVDVLPRTLAANTGMDPIDALVDLRAEFDSEGRAGIISEGQTGIIGDPVEYGVLDPAAVKQEAVESATEAATMIVRIDDVIAAE
- a CDS encoding CinA family protein codes for the protein MTEFGMEPLIETQVGDALERREETLAVAESCTGGLVSSLLTDVPGASAYLDRSVVAYSYDAKRQLLGVSREALDVDGAVSEPVGREMAQGARDTADVTWGLSTTGVAGPGRDRADHPVGTVFVGVAEARPWGTGDSSTTVERYQFEGSRPEIKERIARRALADLLDRIEERD
- a CDS encoding class I SAM-dependent methyltransferase; this encodes MKGQEWYQEDDIAEEYEEKRFSRGGRLIDRREKQAVLDAIGPVEDSDVLEIACGTGRFTVMLAERGANVVGLDISGPMLQQGREKAKRAGVAENMDLMRGDAGRLPFPDDSFDSVLAMRFFHLADQPASFLSEMRRVSRDQVFFDTFNRFTTRSLYNWALPMGSRLYSRWEVSRLLDSAGLHLVESDHDFAFPYGLYRQIPNELASVFRDIDTTLIGSPLGKRLASVSYWNSRVP
- a CDS encoding TCP-1/cpn60 chaperonin family protein, yielding MGSFCESARRRACSQVRKYGVLDPAAVKQEAVESATEAATMIVRIDDVIAAE
- a CDS encoding SAM hydrolase/SAM-dependent halogenase family protein, which codes for MITLSSDFGTPYPAAMKGVILQDSDARLVDVAHDFPRQDVRTAAFWLREVLPYFPPAVHLVVIDPGVGTDRAAVVLRAGDHALVGPDNGVLRPVARELAGGEDGIEAFEIDLGDPASSTFHGRDVFAPAAALVHEAGIGEFETREAFAPADDLVDLTFPEPTVDDERATGEVLVVDDFGNAITNVPGSILDGRYGDHVTVNGERAPVEPTYAAVDPDQRLVTVGSHGNVELAVNRGRGEAAFGVAVGDRVAIDLD
- a CDS encoding glycosyltransferase family 2 protein, which encodes MDLSVVVPTLNGRDRLAGCLDALADHAPEAEVVVVNGPSSDGTTGMVRDRDDVSVLVEIADRRLNVARNAGLDRASGDVIAFVSHALAVEHDWYDALERGIGTADAVTGPTHQELKAGMTTESVESTTIKGRTVTYFNGDNAAFDRAALDAVDGFDEYLRTGGARDLAHRLAGHDFEVTWRGDMSVRGEYGADGGVRDTDWRWKYRALSYRLVKNYGLRPTVVRRLVGHAGRDGIGALRDVADGAVEPSQWFGNGRDVVTGLAVGLKDGVRARWRDRTPARNPNGRADRTDRAVSVYDWR
- a CDS encoding tyrosine-type recombinase/integrase produces the protein MVVTIMDADTDQDDGSHRRQNNTTSSVEGSRNHPDKSQQRVSDLDRIQPSTVLDLYLSERETDLAEKTRRSHRYVIERFVDWCGENDVDAVADLRGRDLHEFRMDRRQEVSGNTLRSQLGTLRQFIRFAESIEAAPVGLGDRIRMPEVERKVRDGRLQEEVADIVLEHLRKFQYASRDHALIRLLWVTAVRVGTVRTFDVEDFDSEDRTLAVRHRPKTGTPLKNGQRAERLLALDPRTSETLADYIEHNRPDTSDEHGRNPLFVTNRGRAGGSTIRRAVYRWTRPCQRGDDCPHNRNPESCEAKQKVHLAAQCPSTHSPHEVRRGAISFLLNEETPVRAISDRADVGEDVLNKHYDARSEKERMETRRSFFE
- a CDS encoding amidohydrolase family protein encodes the protein MLELEHEFRVVDVHACLEPEESRRPDGRTGDPETIEREMHQAGVVRSVVFPGPRDGSYLKVNNAVARMSVGRSFVAFARINGARDAGTGPTSRLRNLAASRDDRHTSPEDVEQYAYDDRFAGFKLHPAVDGLPDEAVLERLAQVGLPVLVHGGREFPPAAIAEHLLDYEFPVVVEHFGGYPLDHDLIADGIGLLDRWESCFLDTSFVRFRTPLEQAIMEHPDRICFGSGAPATHPDVGVMEILTLDVPEDAMRKVFSKNPSRVVPELGPSGGE